The following nucleotide sequence is from Trifolium pratense cultivar HEN17-A07 linkage group LG2, ARS_RC_1.1, whole genome shotgun sequence.
taaattctttgaacattGTTAGTGTCACAAGCTTGCAAGGCAGATAGTAGCGAACATATATATGACGATGCAATGGTTGAAATTAAATGCAGCAGTTCAACCATTCTCAATTTCATGTCCAAGTGATGTACATACACAATTATTGATACCATCTTTCGATGCTTTAATATTAGAAGTTGGATTGAATCAAACTCAATTTCACAAAATCAGTTCGTTTTTCTCTATCATATGTAAAACTTTCAACAAttggtaaaaaaagaaaacaagggTATCAAGAAAGCTAAATTATTTAAGATggattatgtaattttttttttgtaactcaGCCCAAATTACCGGTGGAAATATAACTGGAGGGAGTCCAGTTTATATCCACACCATTCATAATTATTATGTTTAAtaaaagggtaaatagggtaATCTCAGGAGGTAATCTCAGGAAGCAACTTTCATCTCAAATCCCTaaatcggaaaaaaaaaaaaacatcatcttCACAATTCCTCCAATTCAAACTCttcctccacctcctccataaccaccaccaacaacaacaaccataaCATAATCAACTCCTTCATCCCTCTCCTTCCTGGTCTCTACCTCTCACGTGTTCATTCCTCTGATCTTGGTGAAGGATATGGGTTGGGTTAGCAATTAcaagttcaagaaaaataacaacaacacatgttctccaaacatcattaattctgatttaattttaattttttggaaaatcaacaaacaacaaaattgagaGTGATGCTGCAAGGAAGAGAGATGCAATTGGTGGGAAAGAGAGATGCAATTGGTGGGAAAGAGAGATGGACGACGACGGTGGTGGTGGCTGGTGGTGGAGAATGAACTGTgagattttatgttttgagaaacttatgagttttttatggttttgaatttatgggtttgagattgaattgatgagatgaaatttaagattgaagatgaagtttgttgttgttgtttattcTTCCCATGAGAGTGGGGaagattgttgatgtttcttgCTGTttgtttttcctcttttttgtgttttattttttattttttttaaatgacatagctcaatatgtggcaaaataaaaattaaataaataaaaacagtaaaaaaaggtgaattcttcggtacacatattatgtggatgtgtaccggtacactgctgatgtggttaacaagtaatatagtaattaatgcagatttgccaacaaaaaaaattaatgcagattttgtttctttattaagttttttatattaaacactactttttaatattggcAAATATATtcttccacaataaatcaaatcatgcatcatatctttcaacttatatatgattttcaacaaattcaaatattttaatattattcttaatatcttataaataatattattttagtattttgtattttcttaaaaattaaaatatgattttaataacttttttaattattcaaacaaaaaaaacttttaaaattattaatatgatatatccaactacgattttaatatttcaatattattacctttcaatttttttttaatattattagtttataaaaattaatatacatttACCACCTAACCATTAgtgcatataattattaaaaaatatttatttttagtaaaaaaaacttaaattttttaatatgtttatatatttattgtaatattgttaatttttagtgattcgTTATATTTTacagggttaaataagtttgttatcgatacaaaattactaaatttattttttcatcttcataagaaaatgtcatgttttgatccccacaaaatgtttatgcatgcaattttggtcatgttgtaaagttgatgtatatttctgatgattttgcaaatatgtataGCTCATTATAAAAGGTTTGTCCAAAAGTTAGGagcacaaaatttgatttctaggtcaaaatatttgttacttttatcttgatattttgatttacaaaattcatatttaattcgtctcatattaaaaaatactaaattttgtaaatgaacttttGATATTGTTCTAGACATGCTTaattgtcgaaatttaaattcataagttattgttagtccaattaagtgatattgaacgacttgattgagaaaaattgaattccttaataaagtaagtataattagttaagtttgcatatgaactatgtttcaagttgaagggtttgatctaaatttttttatttctgttGACACAATTGACATTATTAGTCGAGACTTAATAGTCATTTCATTTGaactatgtttttttaattcatagttaatctaactagttgaggttgaattgtttgattttagaatttgaattcttaagtgtttctcATTCCCACTTGGTCAAGTTGAATAGTGAGATTGAGAATGTTTGATCTCCTTAGTTCCTTTTAGTCTAATTGGTTGTGACTTAACAATCATTTCATAATAACTAGGTTTCTGGTGTAATAGTTCGTCCAACAATATGAGATTGAACTGTTAGCTAGaatgttgaaattcaactttttaagtgtttatcatttcaattaggTCAAGTTGAATAGATTAACTGAGATGAATTGATTCCCTATGTCACAATtgagaaaattagttgagacttaacaCTCATTTCATATGAATTACGTTTCTtgagtcatagttaatctaactagttgatgttgaactgttacattgtcgacatttaaattcttaagtgttttacatttcaatttggtcaatttatttcTTTGGTTCTTATCGGTAGAATTGGTAGCAACTTAATAATCCTTTTCTGATAACTAGGTTTTTGATTCACAGGTAATCCAATTAGTTGACATCGAAATATTATAttgctaaaaatttaaatgtcatgAGTCTCGTTCCAATTAGGtggtattgaattgtttgagaaaaaaattaaaatcaaacacgtaCAATACAACCGAAGTTGTCCTGTCAAGTCCCTTAAGTTTTAACatatcaaacgcacccttaatcATGGTTGGTagaattacttttttttttttttaagaatcacaCACTACATGAAAATctcaattttctaataaaacttGTTGAGGGATTAAGTAAGTAAAGCCCTCAAACTTATTAGGGGGCTTCTATggtacatatgaaaaaattcaatctaccggtacattagatcaattaattaataattatttattaaatcaaaaaattagttgccgattattgtatttcagatataataatttcataagaaaagacacaatttcaatgttttataagcaatacacaaacgtttttacattttttcatgaaaaaaatcaatattgactattatgagtgataattattattttttttttataattttgagaaatagtatttagttattataatattttaaatgataaaaaatgatttattttggaaaaatattcatttacctaataatttaatgatctaatatatcggaaaaatattcatttacctaataGAGGTCTGGATAGggttcaatttgaaagcgacTCGCAGGTTTTAACTGAAGCTATTCGAACGAGGAATAGTGATaattcggaatttagtttaattgttgctgatattatccaaattatgttatcgtgtataaactttgaagtgaagtttgttaggagacaagtgaatatGGTTGCCCATTCTCTTGCTcgggcggccaattcttgggcTAGTTTccgtagatttgagattattcttttatgtattgaacatttactcGTTAATGAAAGAcgttaagtttgtttgattaaaaaattaaaaaaaattgaaggaatatttttagtaaacggtaattttggtagaaactctcaaatatctcaaatattgtacaaaaaattatatttgagagtttctacaaatatatatatatatatatatatatatatatatatctcatatatatatatatatatatatatatatatatatatgagtcaggatccgttgacaccaactagtttgacaccaaatgttacacctctcaataacgttttaaccgatataaattttataaaatctaccgttggattgaaagtttacatcatatagatcatttgtgtaaaatttcaaataaatccaaaatcatttgatatgttattgagatacatcaaaattaacggtttttgtatttttttaaatgccgttaatctttatgtgtctcaatagcatatcaaatgattttggatttgtctgaaattttacacaaatgatctatatgatgtaaactttcaatccaacggtggattttataaaatttatatcggttaaaacgttattgagaggtgtaacatttggtgtcaaactagttggtgtcaacggatcctgactctatatatatatatatatataagagagttttccaaaaaaaaaaggtaccgtatatataatatttgagagagttttttaaaaaatatataacatttgagatatttgagagtttctaccaaaattaccctttattaCAAATATTTCCTCATCTCCCCTTCACTCCATCTACTTCGAAACAAACATATCCTAAAGGAAAATGTTAGTCcatccgatcctatatataagaaaaagtttattttttagattcattgtaaaattgatgtatctagataacattatagtctagatacatcaactttacattgaatttaaaaataaactttttcttatatatgggATCAGAGGGGGTATTtagtaagaattttttgatgCAAGAAAGAGACGAATGATACCcacaacctaaaacaaaaaaaccaacCGCCGGAAATTGAAAAACCTTGAAATTGcatatatgaaacaaaaatatgaactttacaagaaattgaaagaaatgctTCAAAACGAGTGGtgctataagtataaaaaataatagaaattgatgaaaagcaaaaaaacacacatattaaaacccttttgtcaatttaacaaaaaaaaaaaaaacccttttgtaaaaaaaaaccattttgaaatttttgtaaattaaaaatctcatctcatctaaaacatctcatctctttttattttatttttttttacaaaacatctctatttattttgacaaaaggcaatttaggaaatttctttaatttccattttaaaatttttgtaaattaaaagagtaatttaggaaatttctatttaaagaagtcttgaaatgacatgttaaattattattacatgtggaccaattaaaattatacaccttaacagtgtaccggtacacgtccacataaGATGTGTACCGGAGTGCTCACCGTAAAAAAAAGCCATGCGTAAAAAAAAAGCCACCTATGGTTGCCATGTCAGCAAAATTAAGATTCCAAATCCATGTTGTCAATTCAGGGGTAAAACAAAGAATCTTAATATTACGAGGGAGGAAtcataactttttattttacagggggtaatgcaaaattctcctattttgcagggggtaaaaccctatttacccttaataaaattatatgtaataaataaaatgaatggacATGATTCAATTGCAGGGAGTAAATTACTGCAGAGAATCCTTTCTCAAATTACCAAGTAGATGTGctcccaaaaaaattataaaataattaaaaaattaattagtgttTATATTAATCTAAGTTTTAACATAACATCCTAATCCTATTATGCCAAATATGACGTAAGAGACATGATAAAAGAGTACTATTTTTCTCCGATCTATAAGAATCAAGTACCGCCATATATACTCACTCCAACGCCAACAAAATATAAGAATCAATTACTTCACCAAAAATTCTAGCTAAGGATCTTGCAATAAAGTTGCTTTAAATTTGCAAGTCTACATATTACATTGATTTGATGTGTGTCCATACTTATACAGGGACAGCAGGACTTTATGTGTGTCTACATAGACTAGGAAAGATCTAGGTATCTTCCAAGCATATGCATATGGAAACAGATCCAGTGCAGTCAAAATGCACGCAGTCAGTACATACAAATCGTacgatcttgatcagacggttAAGATTTTAAGTTTAGATATTAgttagttttttaaatataaaattgatttttaaatctAACTGTCCAATCTATTATTGAACGGCTCCGATGTGCCTGAATGCAGTGCAGTCAGAAATCCCTGACTACACTCAAACCTGATCCATATGCATATACATATGCCTTTATGTGATGAGattcacaaataaaataaatctttcACCATATACAAACTTATTTTTACTATTGAGTTAATAACTTAATAAGTATCACCATTCAATCAATATGTCATATCAtattccatttaatttaattgtagaacttattaattcaataataaaaaacaagtttGTATCTGGTAAAAGAATTTATCTCACTTATCTGGTAAAAACAAGTCTTTCACCGTGTACAAAATATATACTTATATTTAAGGCCTGCTTGCATAATGACCTCACATAGTCACACAGATTTTGTTAGAACTTGCGTCACTTGACTTGGGTTCGCATGATAAAATGATCATGCATTGAATATAGAGCTGCTAAGAACCACATCAAATTCCAATATCAGTACCCAAAGTTGAATTTTTCCTTCCGACCATTTAATGTGgacaaaaatacaaaatcagTTATGTCTCTACAACTTGATGTCAGATAATTGATTATGGGCTGTCATGTTCATCTACTACTTACATTTACAACTTGCCATGGTTGAAACGTGTCATTCTTTTGAAACGTGTCATGTACGAAGTGTTCATCGCCATTTAGGGGTAACTAATCTTGGTCGGAGATACACAAGATGAATTTTCTCcttttaaatgaattttctcAGGAATCGAATATCTGACCACCAAAgaatttttgacatttttttttttgaagaagctaaattagcccactcaaattgaCACCAGGGAGAATCGAACTTCAGTCCTCAAGAGGAGAACACTCTCaagtcccaagccaataccaatgcaccaacccaagaaattttttttttcttaattagcGATGTGAAGACAACACTTATACTAAAAGAAAAGTGTAAAAAAGATGATGTGGTTGCTAATACTATGCTGCTACGTACAATTTCAACTTTCAACTACAAAATTCAAAGATAAGTAAATAGTCAACTGTAGTGTCCTTCTCCCTTTGTTCTTATAATAATGGAATGGTATAATGAAATCATGAATTAATCAAAACATGTTAGGACTCAATAATGTGCAAGGTAACATGTTACATATTTTATTCACTCTCTCGACCCTTTGCACTATATTGAACATTGGCACTGCTTCTGTGAATACAATTACAAAGTCTCAAATATTGATCAAAGATTCTGAAACTATAAGCTCTGCGGACGGCGCATTCAAGCTTGGATTCTTCAGCCCCATCAACACAACAAATCGCTACGTAGGAATATGGTATGTCACTGAATCCAACGTCGTATGGGTAGCCAACAGAGAAACACCATTACATGATTTTTCCGGTGTTGTCATCATATCTGATGACAACACAAACCTTTTAGCACTAAATGGACAAAAACATATTATATGGTCATCAAATGTCTCAAATATTGTACCAAATTTTAATGTCACTGTTCAGCTTCAAAATACTGGAAATCTCGTCTTGCAGGAAGACACTACAGGtattagaaatatttattttttagtagtttGTTATTAGTTATAGTTACGAACTTACATATTACAATCCAAGATAGAAGTCGCGTGAATAGTGAGATTGTATGTTTGATTGAGGGATTATATCACTTATATCCCTCTGatttcaaatataagcaaaaaatcacttttcaaattcattgaataattaatgaatCAGATTTTAATTCTAATGACAGACAGGATAATATGGTCGAGTTTTAATCATCCAACTGATACATTCATTCCGAATATCATAATAAgcacaaaccaaataacaggAGAAAGAGTAGAAGCTACTTCATGGAAAAGTCCTTCTGATCCAGCTATTGGAAACTTTACTGGCGGCCTTGAGCGTCTCAGTGCTCCTGAAATTTTTATATGGAACCAAAAACAACCTCATTGGCGTTCGGGTCCATGGAATGGTCAAGCTTTTCTTGGTTTGAGAACAAATTTGTTGTCTACTTCTGCATATCTAAATGGATTTACCTTTACAAGAAAAGATAATGGAAGTCTTGTTGAGATTACATATACATTGCCAAATAGTTCTTACTTTGGAACCCTTGTGGTGAGTTATGAAGGAAACCTTGTGTATACTGCATGGATCAATAGGATTCAAGTTAGGAAAAGGGTTGTTCAACAAAACGAATGTGATGTTTATGGTATTTGTGGTCCTAATGGAAGCTGTGATTTTAAAGATTCGGCGCCAATATGTACATGTTTGAAAGGTTTTGAGCCAAAAAATGCCGACGAATGGAATAGACTAATATGGATAAATGGGTGTGTGAGAAGAGCATCACTAAAGTGTGAGAGGGTGAAAAATAATAGGAGTGCATTAGATGGTGAAGAAGACGGGTTTATAAAACTACAGACGACAAAACCACCGGATTTTGTTGAGCAATCATATCTTTCTGAGGATGCATGTAGAGCTCGGTGCTTGAATGATTGTAATTGCACAGCTTATGGATTTGATAATGGAATTCAGTGCTT
It contains:
- the LOC123907968 gene encoding G-type lectin S-receptor-like serine/threonine-protein kinase At1g11330 isoform X2, translated to MLGLNNVQGNMLHILFTLSTLCTILNIGTASVNTITKSQILIKDSETISSADGAFKLGFFSPINTTNRYVGIWYVTESNVVWVANRETPLHDFSGVVIISDDNTNLLALNGQKHIIWSSNVSNIVPNFNVTVQLQNTGNLVLQEDTTDRIIWSSFNHPTDTFIPNIIISTNQITGERVEATSWKSPSDPAIGNFTGGLERLSAPEIFIWNQKQPHWRSGPWNGQAFLGLRTNLLSTSAYLNGFTFTRKDNGSLVEITYTLPNSSYFGTLVVSYEGNLVYTAWINRIQVRKRVVQQNECDVYGICGPNGSCDFKDSAPICTCLKGFEPKNADEWNRLIWINGCVRRASLKCERVKNNRSALDGEEDGFIKLQTTKPPDFVEQSYLSEDACRARCLNDCNCTAYGFDNGIQCLIWSGKLIDIVRFTSGGIDLFIRQAYSELASIQTNEIHGKKNVTPIIIATVTVGAIIVATCAYFFWSWSSKRSGQTNQENQIANLSGDVKQVKIEDLPLFEFKNISTATNNFSSANKIGHGGFGSVYKGELPDGLEIAVKRLSRTSGQGLEEFMNEVIVISKLQHRNLVRLLGCCIEGEEKMLVYEYMPNNSLDFYLSDPVKKKILDWQKRLYIIQGISRGLLYLHRDSRLRIIHRDLKLSNILLDIELNPKISDFGMAKIFGSSENEGNTRRIMGT